The Carassius gibelio isolate Cgi1373 ecotype wild population from Czech Republic chromosome B22, carGib1.2-hapl.c, whole genome shotgun sequence genome window below encodes:
- the LOC127988143 gene encoding uncharacterized protein LOC127988143 isoform X2, whose protein sequence is MDVFNNMKSMLLLFVLQFFIAGVFDESVSVKEGESVTLHSGLTGIETDDVIQWRFGPQGTLTAQINRAANKSITFDDVLEGRFRGRLKLDNQTGALTIRNIRTEHSGLYEVTSSKHSLNKIFNVSVVPVDDVKSVSVLVGDSVTLHTDLTEIQRDDEIQWRFGHQNSPIAEIDRKARKVSTYDGPDGRFRHNLQLDYLTGSLTIKNIGIRHSGLYEVDISTSSSKHTIHKSFIVMVSGEIKSETVKEGESVTLRTGFTEVQIYDSMTWMFGDTVLAVINKGAQLYDDDERFRDKLQLDNQTGSLTITKCTISNSGLYELKILSNRQNVHQRFNVTLSVPGSSDKTAWIVSTILLVFGAAAACVIYCICLKRKVNHITANTSKEGPLSRQDKENGTLDALFPKGDGIKSVSVMEEESVTLNTDAELQTGDEVLWMFGDKDTVIAKTKGGTRETTTSNGPDGRFRNRLKLDHQTGSLTITNTKTEHTGEYKLKITRSGNVSLKLFSVTLSNE, encoded by the exons ATGGACGTCTTTAACAATATGAAGAGCATGTTACTGCTCTTTGTACTCCAATTTTTCATTGCCG gtgtgtttgatgagTCCGtgtcagtgaaggagggagaatCTGTCACTCTACACAGCGGTCTTACTGGAATAGAGACAGATGATGTGATACAGTGGAGGTTTGGCCCCCAAGGCACCCTCACAGCTCAAATCAACAGAGCAGCCAATAAGAGCATTACATTTGATGATGTTCTTGAAGGGAGATTCAGAGGAAGATTGAAACTGGACAATCAAACTGGAGCTCTTACCATTAGAAACATCAGAACTGAACACTCTGGACTTTATGAAGTAACCAGCAGCAAACATAGTTTAAACAAGATATTCAATGTCAGTG TTGTGCCTGTAGATGACGTGAAGTCGGTGTCAGTGCTGgtgggagattcagtcactctacacaCAGATCTTACTGAAATACAGAGAGATGATGAGATACAGTGGAGGTTTGGACATCAAAACTCTCCTATAGCTGAAATCGATAGAAAGGCTAGAAAAGTCTCTACATATGATGGACCTGATGGGAGATTTAGACACAATCTACAGCTAGACTATttgactggatctctgaccatcaagAACATAGGGATCAGACACTCTGGACTGTATGAAGTGGACATCAGTACCAGCAGCAGCAAACACACCATACACAAGTCATTCATTGTCATGGTCAGCG GTGAAATAAAGTCCGAGACAGTGAAGGAGGGAGAATCAGTCACTCTACGGACTGGTTTTACTGAAGTACAGATTTATGATTCCATGACATGGATGTTTGGGGACACTGTCCTTGCTGTAATCAATAAAGGAGCTCAgctttatgatgatgatgaaagatTCAGAGACAAACTGCAGCTtgacaatcaaactggatctctgaccataaCAAAATGCACAATCTCAAACTCTGGACTCTATGAACTGAAGATCCTAAGCAACAGACAAAATGTACACCAGAGATTCAATGTTACTTTAAGTG TACCAGGTTCATCAGACAAAACAGCGTGGATAGTTAGTACTATTCTGCTGGTGTTTGGAGCTGCAGCTGCTTGTGTGATTTACTGTATCTGCCTAAAACGTAAAGTAAATCATATTACAGCTAATACAAGCAAGG aagggcCGCTCAGCCGTCAGGACAAAGAGAATGGGACTTTGGATGCCCTTTTTCCAAAAGGCG ATGGAATaaagtcagtgtcagtgatggaggaaGAATCTGTCACACTGAACACTGATGCTGAACTACAGACAGGTGATGAGGTTCTGTGGATGTTTGGAGACAAAGACACTGTCATAGCTAAAACCAAAGGAGGGACCAGAGAGACCACCACATCTAATGGtcctgatgggagattcagaaacagactgaagctggatcatcaaactggatctctgaccatcacaaacaccaagACTGAACACACGGGAGAATATAAACTAAAGATCACCAGAAGTGGAAATGTCTCATTGAAGTTATTCAGTGTTACTCTTTCAAatgaataa
- the LOC127988143 gene encoding uncharacterized protein LOC127988143 isoform X1 has protein sequence MSHHYLKLEKKRERQVIVWSSALKCFSDYTIKASIKGLQFICEGAVTGVFDESVSVKEGESVTLHSGLTGIETDDVIQWRFGPQGTLTAQINRAANKSITFDDVLEGRFRGRLKLDNQTGALTIRNIRTEHSGLYEVTSSKHSLNKIFNVSVVPVDDVKSVSVLVGDSVTLHTDLTEIQRDDEIQWRFGHQNSPIAEIDRKARKVSTYDGPDGRFRHNLQLDYLTGSLTIKNIGIRHSGLYEVDISTSSSKHTIHKSFIVMVSGEIKSETVKEGESVTLRTGFTEVQIYDSMTWMFGDTVLAVINKGAQLYDDDERFRDKLQLDNQTGSLTITKCTISNSGLYELKILSNRQNVHQRFNVTLSVPGSSDKTAWIVSTILLVFGAAAACVIYCICLKRKVNHITANTSKEGPLSRQDKENGTLDALFPKGDGIKSVSVMEEESVTLNTDAELQTGDEVLWMFGDKDTVIAKTKGGTRETTTSNGPDGRFRNRLKLDHQTGSLTITNTKTEHTGEYKLKITRSGNVSLKLFSVTLSNE, from the exons atgtcacatcactatctcaaattagaaaaaaaaagagagagacaggtcATTGTGTGGAGCTCAGCTTTGaagtgcttcagtgattataCGATCAAAGCAAGCATTAAAGGGCTTCAGTTCATCTGTGAGGGAGCTGTTACTG gtgtgtttgatgagTCCGtgtcagtgaaggagggagaatCTGTCACTCTACACAGCGGTCTTACTGGAATAGAGACAGATGATGTGATACAGTGGAGGTTTGGCCCCCAAGGCACCCTCACAGCTCAAATCAACAGAGCAGCCAATAAGAGCATTACATTTGATGATGTTCTTGAAGGGAGATTCAGAGGAAGATTGAAACTGGACAATCAAACTGGAGCTCTTACCATTAGAAACATCAGAACTGAACACTCTGGACTTTATGAAGTAACCAGCAGCAAACATAGTTTAAACAAGATATTCAATGTCAGTG TTGTGCCTGTAGATGACGTGAAGTCGGTGTCAGTGCTGgtgggagattcagtcactctacacaCAGATCTTACTGAAATACAGAGAGATGATGAGATACAGTGGAGGTTTGGACATCAAAACTCTCCTATAGCTGAAATCGATAGAAAGGCTAGAAAAGTCTCTACATATGATGGACCTGATGGGAGATTTAGACACAATCTACAGCTAGACTATttgactggatctctgaccatcaagAACATAGGGATCAGACACTCTGGACTGTATGAAGTGGACATCAGTACCAGCAGCAGCAAACACACCATACACAAGTCATTCATTGTCATGGTCAGCG GTGAAATAAAGTCCGAGACAGTGAAGGAGGGAGAATCAGTCACTCTACGGACTGGTTTTACTGAAGTACAGATTTATGATTCCATGACATGGATGTTTGGGGACACTGTCCTTGCTGTAATCAATAAAGGAGCTCAgctttatgatgatgatgaaagatTCAGAGACAAACTGCAGCTtgacaatcaaactggatctctgaccataaCAAAATGCACAATCTCAAACTCTGGACTCTATGAACTGAAGATCCTAAGCAACAGACAAAATGTACACCAGAGATTCAATGTTACTTTAAGTG TACCAGGTTCATCAGACAAAACAGCGTGGATAGTTAGTACTATTCTGCTGGTGTTTGGAGCTGCAGCTGCTTGTGTGATTTACTGTATCTGCCTAAAACGTAAAGTAAATCATATTACAGCTAATACAAGCAAGG aagggcCGCTCAGCCGTCAGGACAAAGAGAATGGGACTTTGGATGCCCTTTTTCCAAAAGGCG ATGGAATaaagtcagtgtcagtgatggaggaaGAATCTGTCACACTGAACACTGATGCTGAACTACAGACAGGTGATGAGGTTCTGTGGATGTTTGGAGACAAAGACACTGTCATAGCTAAAACCAAAGGAGGGACCAGAGAGACCACCACATCTAATGGtcctgatgggagattcagaaacagactgaagctggatcatcaaactggatctctgaccatcacaaacaccaagACTGAACACACGGGAGAATATAAACTAAAGATCACCAGAAGTGGAAATGTCTCATTGAAGTTATTCAGTGTTACTCTTTCAAatgaataa
- the LOC127988166 gene encoding uncharacterized protein LOC127988166 — protein MFHSFVLCCFCLCHLAGVFADTAPVKSVSVMEGDSVTLHPDAELQTDDVIQWRFGSENTLIAAINRGTGSFSTITDRLTLDKTTGSLTITDTTITDAGLYQIRASIIYRFSVTVYARLPVPVISSNSSQNPSSSSSSSQQNCSLVCSVVNVGHVTLSWYKGNSLLSSISVSDLSISLSLPLEVECLDDFYSCVVAYSFTNQTTLLNNTQLCQPCSESVHCCGSTEAVIRLVVSTLVGVATVAVLVYDIRPRKEEQQRSQDLIPTNHALVPDSKKLKEEDEMYEGVSLTPSTSKQSWAHELSIHKHHN, from the exons ATGTTTCACTCGTTTGTCTTGTGCTGTTTTTGCTTGTGCCATTTGGCTG GTGTGTTTGCTGATACAGCCccagtgaagtcagtgtcagtgatggagggagattcggTCACTCTACACCCTGATGCTGAACTACAGACAGATGATGTGATCCAGTGGAGGTTTGGATCTGAAAACACTCTCATAGCTGCCATCAACCGAGGGACTGGAAGCTTCTCCACAATTACTGACAGACTGACACTGGACAAGACGACTGGATCTCTAACCATCACAGACACCACGATCACAGACGCTGGACTTTATCAGATCAGAGCGAGCATCATATACAGATTCAGtgttactgtctatg ctcgtctgcctgttcctgtcatcagcagtaactcttcacaaaatccctcatcatcatcatcttcatcgcagcagaattgttcactggtgtgttcagtggtgaatgtgggtcatgtgactctctcctggtacaaaggaaacagtttattgtccagcatcagtgtgtctgatctcagcatcagtctctctctacctctggaggtggagtGTCTGGATGATTTCTACAGCTGTGTTGTGGCTTATTCattcacaaaccagaccacacttCTCAACAACACTCAGCTCTGTCAACCATGTTCAG AATCTGTCCACTGCTGTGgttctactgaagctgtgatccgattggtcgtTTCcactctggtgggcgtggctactgtcGCTGTgctggtttatgacatcagacCCAGGAAAGAAGAACAGCAGAGAAGTCAAGACCTCATACCAACTAACCATGCTCTCGTACCAGACAGCAAG AAACTTAAAGAGGAGGATGAGATGTATGAAGGTGTGAGTTTGACACCTAGTACATCCAAGCAGTCTTGGGCTCATGAACTCTCTATACACAAACACCACAACTGA